The following coding sequences lie in one Cryptococcus neoformans var. neoformans B-3501A chromosome 14, whole genome shotgun sequence genomic window:
- a CDS encoding hypothetical protein (Similar to gi|462721|sp|P34809|NMT_CRYNE Glycylpeptide N-tetradecanoyltransferase (Peptide N-myristoyltransferase) (Myristoyl-CoA:protein N-myristoyltransferase) (NMT), FASTA scores: opt: 3208, E(): 1.9e-181, (96.957% identity (99.189% similar) in 493 aa overlap (103-595:1-491)); HMMPfam hit to NMT, Myristoyl-CoA:protein N-myristoyltransferase, N-terminal domain, score: 475.8, E(): 4.4e-140; HMMPfam hit to NMT_C, Myristoyl-CoA:protein N-myristoyltransferase, C-terminal domain, score: 643.6, E(): 1.3e-190) produces the protein MSSLPNQSLPAEPQPGVEEVLDKFQKLGEEAVEEDAGEDDADAAEEDGDEQPEDGEGGEGLGDKKKKKKKKKKGKASKAVEKLKTIATGQAPQEVINAVRGQMDSSDSKAATDEEIRRALKAADLMKILDGKIALGNKSGTKNLGEHKFWKTQPVPQITGSGAPAPIEEGPIDDPKTPADVRQEPGVLPAGFEWSTIDINDEEQSKEVYVLLCENYVEDDDAMFRFNYSREFLLWALTAPGYLPDWHIGVRVQKTKKLVAFISGIKIDIRVRAKTFPAAEINFLCVHKKLRSKRLAPVLIKEVTRRVNLTNIWQAIYTAGVILPTPIGTCRYFHRNLNPPKLVDIGFSPLPRGSTIARLVQQYSVPSHPRIPGFREMKKEDVPQVGALLRRYLDRFDVAQAFRDDDEVEHWLLSGQGKEVGGRRVEQVVWAYVVEDPTTHRITDLISFYALPSTIMKHPKHNLLNAAYMFYYATDVVFPPSSSSANSDVDVDANAGESSVAAVGTGGEDAKTKKKLETRLNALTADILIIAKQAGFDVFNALTLLDNNMFLQEQKFGPGDGYLNYYLYNWNCAPIDGGHHSTTAKQGSKIGVVML, from the exons ATGTCCAGTCTACCCAACCAATCCCTCCCGGCAGAACCGCAACCTGGCGTAGAGGAAGTCCTCGACAAATTCCAGAAACtcggagaagaagccgtcgaggaagatgccggtgaagatgatgccGATGCCGCtgaggaggatggcgatgaaCAGCCtgaggatggtgagggaggggaaggtcttggagacaagaagaagaaaaagaagaagaagaagaagggaaaggctAGCAAAGCTGTCGAAAAGCTCAA GACTATCGCTACAGGTCAAGCCCCTCAGGAAGTCATCAATGCTGTAAGAGGGCAGATGGATTCCTCTGATAGCAAGGCCGCTACCGACG AGGAGATTCGACGTGCTTTGAAAGCGGCGGATTTGATGAAGATCCTTGATGGTAAAATAGCTTTGGGCAATAAGTCTGGTACCAAGAACCTCGGCGAGCACAAG TTTTGGAAGACCCAGCCCGTTCCTCAGATCACCGGTTCCGGCGCTCCAGCTCCTATTGAAGAAGGCCCTATCGACGATCCCAAAACCCCCGCAGACGTCAGACAAGAACCTGGGGTTTTACCCGCTGGATTCGAATGGAGTACTATCGATATCAATGACGAGGAGCAA AGTAAAGAAGTTTACGTCCTGTTATGCGAAAATTATGtagaggatgacgatgcCATGTTCCGATTTAACTACTCTAGAGAATTCTTACTCTG GGCACTTACCGCTCCGGGATACTTGCCAGACTGGCACATTGGTGTACGCGTacaaaagacaaagaaACTTGTTGCTTTCATTTCTGGTATCAAGATTGACATTCGCGTTCGTGCCAA GACATTCCCCGCGGCCGAGATCAACTTTCTTTGCGTCCACAAAAAACTCCGATCCAAGCGCCTCGCACCGGTATTAATCAAAGAAGTCACCCGACGAGTCAATTTGACAAATATCTGGCAAGCCATCTACACTGCTGGTGTCATCCTCCCTACTCCTATCGGTACCTGTCG ATACTTCCATCGCAACCTCAACCCCCCCAAACTCGTCGACATTGGCTTCTCCCCCCTTCCCCGGGGAAGCACCATCGCTCGTCTCGTACAACAATACTCTGTTCCCTCTCACCCCCGTATCCCCGGTTTCCGCGagatgaaaaaggaagacgTGCCCCAAGTTGGAGCTCTGTTGAGGAGATATTTGGATAGGTTCGATGTGGCGCAAGCGTTCagggatgatgacgaggttGAGCATTGGCTTTTGAGTGGAcaggggaaggaggtggGCGGGAGGAGGGTAGAGCAGGTCGTTTGGGCCTATGTCGTCGAG GACCCAACAACCCACCGTATCACCgacctcatctccttctacGCCCTCCCCTCAACCATCATGAAACACCCCAAACACAACTTGCTCAATGCCGCTTACATGTTCTACTACGCTACCGACGTCGTCTTCCcgccctcatcctcttctgccaaCTCTGATGTCGATGTCGATGCCAATGCCGGAGAAAGCTCGGTAGCGGCTGTGGGTACgggaggggaagatgcGAAAACGAAGAAAAAGTTGGAGACGAGGTTGAATGCGCTGACTGCGGATATACTGATCATCGCCAAACAG GCCGGTTTCGATGTCTTCAACGCACTGACGTTACTCGACAACAACATGTTCTTGCAAGAACAAAAG TTCGGACCAGGCGATGGATACCTCAACT ATTACCTGTACAACTGGAACTGCGCCCCTATCGATGGCGGACATCATTCCACAACCGCCAAACAAGGATCCAAGATCGGCGTTGTCATGCTCTAA